Proteins encoded in a region of the Streptomyces sp. NBC_00258 genome:
- a CDS encoding asparagine synthase-related protein: MRWLVGWSSTAARAPEIGSAGATGSDGETVHPVGSQLLWGDPDPLWAVGDWRPDEVRVVKADEQNRMAVLGTCGASDEELRVGLFAARGGALRHLTAWSGSYTAVVQVGRRLMVCGDLAGVRPVFYTPWAGGTAYSTAALPLADLIEANLDFGHLAALLAAPDVPAALQDSTPYEGVRRIPPGHALILRAGAREVAGYEQVASLAVAAAITDPDSAVNAVRDALVEAVRTRLAAPRHVPGADIDPGPVPGMGPAERRAARGMPVPGIGADLSGGPASGTLALLAAGLPGAPGTVLGHGTGAGERLLAVTFNDLAVQGREAELERAGTLAANPRLHHVVVAGGEEVLPYAELEGPLTDEPGPSLVTAARHRARLASGSADHFTGYGARQVLDAHPARLADLLMDRKRRHLVRPVAALAKADGSVMVPARVYGAARKLSRTPYLVGIEGLADRLLHKRFEEPGGAVGASLAALTWARPGPAARWLTGEALAEVSVRLAGATTRGGVGPGQRPGDFRARSALARHASDLRILEQAAEVRFQRLHAPFLDNQVVRACRALPEALRVQPGARAAILRTVLEGAGVADLPPGWGAPSHASSTAAARTGLRVAVDDLVALFDTPLLAQAGLVEARVVRKALRAAADGEALPLEGLADLVSLELWLRRLLERRGTCWTGTPARQRAVPAGIRPQQGALGAGARRG, translated from the coding sequence ATGCGGTGGTTGGTGGGATGGAGCAGTACCGCCGCTCGTGCGCCCGAGATCGGTTCGGCGGGAGCGACGGGCAGCGACGGCGAGACGGTGCACCCGGTGGGGTCCCAACTCCTGTGGGGCGACCCCGATCCGCTCTGGGCGGTCGGTGACTGGCGCCCCGACGAGGTGCGTGTCGTCAAGGCCGACGAGCAGAACCGCATGGCGGTGCTCGGTACCTGCGGAGCCTCCGACGAGGAACTGCGCGTGGGCCTGTTCGCCGCGCGCGGCGGGGCACTTCGGCATCTGACGGCCTGGTCCGGCAGCTACACGGCCGTCGTCCAGGTGGGCCGCCGCCTCATGGTCTGCGGCGATCTGGCAGGCGTCAGGCCGGTGTTCTACACCCCCTGGGCGGGCGGCACGGCGTACTCGACCGCGGCCCTCCCCCTCGCCGACCTCATCGAGGCCAACCTCGACTTCGGGCACCTGGCGGCCCTGCTCGCCGCTCCCGACGTACCGGCCGCGCTCCAGGACTCGACGCCGTACGAGGGTGTGCGGCGCATTCCACCCGGGCACGCGCTGATCCTGCGCGCGGGCGCACGAGAGGTCGCCGGGTACGAGCAGGTGGCCTCCCTCGCCGTCGCGGCCGCGATCACCGACCCCGACAGCGCGGTGAACGCCGTACGCGACGCCCTGGTCGAGGCCGTGCGCACGCGGCTCGCCGCCCCCAGGCACGTACCCGGGGCGGACATAGACCCCGGTCCCGTCCCCGGCATGGGCCCCGCCGAGCGGCGCGCGGCGCGCGGCATGCCCGTGCCCGGCATCGGAGCCGACCTCTCCGGAGGACCCGCTTCGGGCACCCTCGCCCTCCTCGCCGCCGGTCTGCCCGGCGCGCCGGGCACCGTCCTGGGCCATGGCACGGGTGCCGGCGAACGCCTCCTCGCGGTCACGTTCAACGACCTCGCGGTGCAGGGCCGCGAAGCCGAACTGGAGCGGGCGGGCACGCTGGCGGCCAATCCGCGACTGCACCACGTGGTCGTCGCGGGCGGCGAAGAGGTCCTCCCCTACGCCGAGTTGGAGGGCCCGCTGACGGACGAGCCCGGACCCTCGCTGGTGACCGCCGCCCGGCACCGCGCGCGCCTGGCGTCCGGCAGCGCGGACCACTTCACGGGGTACGGCGCCCGTCAGGTCCTCGACGCGCACCCGGCCCGCCTCGCCGACCTGCTGATGGACCGCAAACGACGCCATCTGGTGCGCCCGGTCGCGGCGTTGGCGAAGGCCGACGGTTCCGTCATGGTCCCCGCACGCGTGTACGGCGCGGCGCGCAAGCTGTCCCGTACGCCGTATCTCGTCGGCATAGAGGGACTCGCCGACCGGCTGCTGCACAAGCGGTTCGAGGAGCCGGGAGGTGCCGTGGGGGCGTCGCTCGCCGCGCTCACGTGGGCCAGACCCGGGCCCGCCGCGCGCTGGCTCACCGGCGAGGCCCTCGCTGAAGTATCGGTTCGCCTGGCGGGTGCGACGACCCGGGGCGGAGTCGGTCCCGGTCAGCGTCCGGGCGACTTCCGCGCGCGCTCCGCCCTGGCGCGGCACGCCTCGGACCTCCGGATCCTGGAGCAGGCCGCGGAGGTCCGCTTCCAGCGGCTGCACGCCCCGTTCCTCGACAACCAGGTCGTACGTGCCTGTCGTGCCCTTCCCGAGGCGCTGCGGGTGCAGCCCGGGGCGCGGGCCGCGATCCTCCGTACGGTCCTCGAGGGCGCCGGTGTGGCCGATCTCCCGCCCGGCTGGGGTGCTCCGTCCCACGCGTCCTCCACGGCCGCGGCCCGTACGGGGCTCCGGGTCGCCGTGGACGATCTCGTCGCCCTCTTCGACACGCCCCTGCTCGCCCAGGCGGGTCTGGTCGAGGCCCGAGTCGTCCGCAAGGCTCTCCGGGCCGCGGCCGACGGCGAGGCCCTCCCCCTGGAAGGCCTCGCGGATCTGGTCTCCCTGGAGCTGTGGCTCCGCCGCCTGCTCGAACGCCGCGGCACCTGCTGGACGGGGACCCCCGCGCGTCAGCGGGCCGTCCCTGCGGGGATCCGGCCTCAGCAGGGGGCGTTGGGGGCGGGGGCGCGGAGGGGGTAG
- a CDS encoding MFS transporter, translated as MSREQRGPNEKLGAVLALAGISNAGLARRVNDLGAQRGLTLRYDKTSVARWVSKGMVPQGAAPHLIAAAIGQKLGRPVPLHEIGLADADPAPEVGLAFPRDVGQAVRSATDLYRLDLAGRRAGSGGIWQSLAGSFAVSAYATPASRWLITPADSSVARDASPLEGSGAPLKVGHSDVQKLREAAEDARRWDSKYGGGDWRSSMVPECLRVEAAPLLLGSYSDEVGRALFGASAELTRLAGWMAFDTGQQEAAQRYYIQALRLARAAADVPLGGYVLASMSLQATYRGFGDEGVDLAQAALERNRGLATARTMSFFRLVEARAHARAGDAQAAGGALKAAEGWLERARDGDHDPSWLGFYGYDRFAADAAECYRDLKAPRQVRRFTEQALSKPTEEFVRSHGLRLVVSAVAELESGNLDAACEQGVRAVEVAGRISSARTTEYVKDLLHRLEPYGDEPRVVELRERARPLLMAPA; from the coding sequence ATGTCCAGGGAGCAACGCGGGCCGAACGAAAAACTCGGCGCCGTTCTCGCCCTCGCGGGAATCAGCAACGCAGGACTCGCCCGACGCGTCAACGATCTTGGCGCTCAACGCGGGTTGACTCTTCGCTACGACAAGACGTCGGTGGCGCGCTGGGTGTCGAAAGGCATGGTGCCGCAGGGTGCCGCGCCACACCTCATCGCCGCCGCCATCGGCCAGAAGCTCGGCCGCCCGGTGCCGCTCCACGAGATCGGCCTGGCGGACGCGGATCCCGCACCGGAGGTGGGCCTCGCCTTCCCCCGTGACGTGGGACAGGCCGTGCGATCGGCCACGGACCTCTACCGTCTCGACCTCGCCGGGCGCCGGGCAGGCTCCGGCGGCATCTGGCAGTCGCTCGCCGGATCATTCGCAGTGAGCGCATACGCAACTCCCGCGTCCCGGTGGCTGATAACCCCGGCCGACAGCTCGGTGGCACGGGACGCCAGCCCGCTGGAAGGCTCCGGAGCACCGCTGAAAGTCGGCCACAGCGACGTACAGAAGCTGCGGGAGGCCGCCGAGGACGCCAGGCGCTGGGACTCCAAGTACGGAGGCGGCGACTGGCGTTCGTCCATGGTGCCGGAGTGCTTACGAGTCGAGGCGGCACCCCTGCTGCTGGGCTCGTACTCGGACGAGGTCGGCCGGGCCCTCTTCGGAGCCAGCGCCGAACTCACCCGCCTGGCCGGCTGGATGGCGTTCGACACGGGCCAGCAGGAGGCCGCCCAGCGCTACTACATCCAGGCGTTGCGCCTGGCTCGCGCCGCGGCCGACGTGCCCCTCGGGGGCTACGTACTGGCCTCCATGTCCCTCCAGGCGACCTACCGGGGCTTCGGCGACGAGGGCGTCGACCTCGCCCAGGCCGCCCTGGAGCGCAACCGGGGCCTGGCCACCGCCCGCACGATGAGTTTCTTCCGCCTGGTCGAAGCACGGGCCCACGCGCGCGCGGGTGACGCCCAGGCGGCCGGCGGCGCCCTGAAGGCCGCCGAGGGCTGGCTGGAACGGGCCCGCGACGGCGACCACGATCCGTCCTGGCTCGGCTTCTACGGCTACGACCGCTTCGCCGCCGACGCGGCCGAGTGCTACCGCGACCTGAAGGCCCCGCGCCAGGTCCGCCGCTTCACGGAGCAGGCCCTGTCGAAGCCGACGGAGGAGTTCGTACGCTCGCACGGGCTGCGCCTGGTGGTGTCGGCGGTCGCCGAACTCGAGTCGGGCAACCTCGATGCGGCGTGCGAGCAGGGGGTGCGGGCGGTGGAGGTCGCCGGGCGCATCTCGTCGGCCCGCACGACCGAGTACGTGAAGGATCTCCTCCACCGCCTGGAGCCGTACGGGGACGAGCCGCGGGTGGTGGAGCTGCGCGAGCGGGCCAGGCCGTTGCTCATGGCACCGGCCTAG
- the lhgO gene encoding L-2-hydroxyglutarate oxidase — protein MGRKVAYDCDVLVIGGGIVGLSTAYAITRAAPGTRVTVLEKEPGPARHQTGRNSGVIHSGIYYRPGSLKARFAVRGATEMVKFCAEYGIAHAVTGKLIVATEREELPRLHALVQRGRENGIPVRELGASQIAEYEPQVRGLAAIHVATTGVCDFVGVARRLADASGAHIRYNSEVTHIDRRPDLGVAVRTHDGTIIRARVLVNCAGLHCDRIARLTGDDPEMRIVPFRGEYYTLARPDLVHGLVYPVPDPAFPFLGVHLTRGIEGSVHIGPNAVPALAREGYDWRTVRPRELAETLTWPGSWRIARRHWRYGAGEVHRSASKHAFTKAVRRLLPAATPDDLIPSAAGVRAQAVLRDGTLLDDFLIQESPRTVHVLNAPSPAATASLPIGREIAARALSSMTAT, from the coding sequence ATGGGGCGGAAGGTCGCTTACGACTGTGACGTGCTGGTGATCGGCGGCGGGATCGTCGGTCTGTCGACGGCGTATGCGATCACGCGTGCCGCGCCGGGCACGCGGGTGACGGTGCTGGAGAAGGAACCGGGCCCGGCCCGGCACCAGACGGGGCGCAACAGCGGCGTCATCCACAGCGGGATCTACTACCGCCCGGGCTCCCTCAAGGCCCGTTTCGCCGTGCGGGGCGCCACCGAGATGGTCAAGTTCTGCGCGGAGTACGGCATCGCCCACGCCGTCACCGGCAAGCTGATCGTCGCCACGGAGCGCGAGGAGCTGCCCCGCCTGCACGCACTGGTCCAGCGAGGCCGGGAGAACGGCATTCCGGTCCGCGAGCTGGGCGCCTCCCAGATCGCCGAGTACGAACCCCAGGTGCGGGGCCTCGCCGCGATCCACGTGGCCACGACGGGCGTGTGCGACTTCGTGGGCGTGGCCCGCCGGCTCGCGGACGCCTCCGGCGCCCACATCCGGTACAACTCGGAGGTCACGCACATCGACCGCCGCCCCGACCTCGGAGTGGCGGTCCGCACCCACGACGGCACGATCATCCGCGCCCGGGTCCTGGTCAACTGCGCCGGCCTCCACTGCGACAGAATCGCCCGCCTCACGGGCGACGACCCCGAAATGCGGATCGTCCCCTTCCGAGGCGAGTACTACACGCTGGCCCGCCCCGATCTTGTCCACGGACTGGTCTATCCCGTCCCGGACCCGGCCTTCCCCTTCCTCGGCGTCCACCTCACCCGGGGCATCGAAGGAAGCGTCCACATCGGCCCCAACGCGGTCCCCGCGCTGGCCCGCGAGGGCTACGACTGGCGGACCGTACGCCCCCGCGAACTGGCAGAGACCCTCACCTGGCCGGGTTCCTGGCGCATAGCCCGACGCCACTGGCGCTACGGGGCCGGCGAAGTACACCGCTCGGCGTCGAAGCACGCCTTCACCAAGGCAGTCCGCCGCCTGCTCCCCGCCGCCACCCCCGACGACCTGATCCCCTCCGCCGCGGGCGTCCGAGCCCAGGCAGTCCTGAGAGACGGCACCCTCCTGGACGACTTCCTGATCCAGGAATCCCCCCGCACGGTCCACGTACTGAACGCCCCCTCCCCCGCGGCCACAGCATCCCTCCCCATCGGCCGGGAGATCGCGGCCCGAGCCCTCAGTTCAATGACGGCCACCTGA
- the trmB gene encoding tRNA (guanosine(46)-N7)-methyltransferase TrmB produces MSDSSTPPNKPDAPRKPRPKGEPRFPDGPRPDPAGSHFERRIRSFQPRRSRVTQGQADALQRLWPKWGLDIDGRHPLDLKDLFGADIPVVLEIGFGMGEATAQMATEDPATGILAVDVHTPGQGNLLNLADRAGLSNLRVGNGDAIILLREMLTPDSLDGLRVYFPDPWPKKRHHKRRLIQPEFLTLAASRLKPGALLHCATDWEPYAEVMLEVLTAHPDFENTQPDGGYAPRPDFRPLTRFEGQGLDKGHVVNDLLFRRVRHTADSDQVRTPHTTRRTG; encoded by the coding sequence GTGTCTGACTCCTCCACGCCCCCCAACAAGCCGGACGCCCCGAGGAAGCCCCGCCCGAAGGGCGAACCCCGCTTCCCCGACGGCCCCCGCCCCGACCCCGCCGGCTCCCACTTCGAGCGAAGAATCCGCAGCTTCCAGCCCCGCAGAAGCCGAGTGACCCAGGGCCAGGCGGACGCGCTCCAGCGCCTGTGGCCCAAGTGGGGCCTGGACATCGACGGACGACACCCCCTCGACCTCAAGGATCTCTTCGGCGCCGACATCCCGGTCGTCCTGGAGATCGGCTTCGGCATGGGCGAGGCAACCGCACAGATGGCAACCGAGGACCCCGCCACCGGCATCCTCGCCGTGGACGTCCACACCCCCGGCCAGGGCAACCTCCTGAACCTCGCGGACCGCGCCGGCCTGTCCAACCTCCGCGTGGGCAACGGCGACGCGATCATCCTGCTCCGCGAGATGCTGACCCCGGACTCCCTCGACGGCCTCCGCGTCTACTTCCCGGACCCCTGGCCCAAGAAGCGCCACCACAAGCGCCGCCTGATCCAGCCGGAGTTCCTCACCCTCGCCGCGTCCCGCCTCAAGCCGGGCGCACTGCTGCACTGCGCGACGGACTGGGAGCCGTACGCCGAGGTCATGCTCGAAGTCCTGACCGCCCACCCGGACTTCGAGAACACCCAGCCGGACGGCGGCTACGCGCCACGCCCCGACTTCCGCCCCCTGACGCGTTTCGAGGGCCAGGGCCTGGACAAGGGACACGTGGTGAACGATCTGCTCTTCCGCCGCGTACGGCATACCGCGGACAGCGACCAAGTCCGCACGCCGCACACCACACGACGTACGGGCTGA
- a CDS encoding PrsW family intramembrane metalloprotease: MATGPPFPPHPGFPPGIPAGGAAHWWQRKWVRYSALTTLLALSGLVILALVRKQTGTEGFLVGLGLAVLPVPLLVAAFRWLDRVEPGPWRNLLFSFAWGACAAALIAIVANSFATRWIATATADPSSADTLGATVIAPIVEESAKAAAVLLVFLFRRREFTGILDGVVIAGVTATGFAFTENILYLGTAFGTDQLSGGSGIASVTAATFFVRVIMSPFAHPLFTVLTGIGFGIAALSADRHQVRRVLLPIIGLLLAMGMHAMWNGSSTFGEYGFFAVYAAFMVPAFGLLTWLVIWTRQRELGTIRSELPAYAMAGWLAAPEPFVLGSMKARRLAREYATHHGGRAAGRAVAEYEAYATSLAFLRHRGRKGRAGADFVVRERELLHELWTRREPSRPALLYAARATAPAQVAPQWQGYGHPAPYTYTYNPYRS; this comes from the coding sequence ATGGCCACCGGTCCCCCGTTCCCACCGCATCCCGGCTTCCCTCCCGGCATCCCCGCCGGAGGCGCCGCGCACTGGTGGCAGCGCAAGTGGGTCCGCTACAGCGCCCTGACCACCCTGCTCGCCCTCTCCGGCCTCGTCATCCTGGCCCTGGTCCGCAAACAGACCGGCACCGAGGGCTTCCTGGTGGGCCTGGGCCTGGCCGTACTGCCCGTCCCGCTCCTCGTCGCGGCGTTCCGCTGGCTGGACCGGGTGGAACCGGGCCCGTGGCGGAACCTCCTCTTCTCCTTCGCCTGGGGAGCCTGCGCCGCCGCGCTGATAGCCATCGTCGCGAACAGCTTCGCGACGAGATGGATAGCGACGGCGACAGCGGACCCGTCCAGCGCCGACACCCTGGGCGCGACGGTCATAGCGCCGATAGTCGAGGAGTCGGCGAAGGCGGCCGCGGTCTTACTCGTCTTCCTGTTCCGCAGACGGGAGTTCACCGGAATCCTCGACGGCGTGGTGATAGCCGGCGTCACGGCGACCGGCTTCGCGTTCACCGAGAACATCCTCTACCTCGGCACGGCGTTCGGCACGGACCAGCTCAGCGGCGGCAGCGGCATCGCCTCCGTCACGGCGGCGACCTTCTTCGTACGTGTGATCATGTCGCCGTTCGCACACCCCCTGTTCACCGTGCTCACCGGCATCGGCTTCGGCATCGCGGCGCTGTCCGCGGACCGCCACCAGGTACGCCGCGTACTGCTCCCGATCATCGGGCTGCTGCTCGCGATGGGCATGCACGCGATGTGGAACGGCTCGTCGACGTTCGGCGAGTACGGCTTCTTCGCGGTCTACGCGGCCTTCATGGTCCCGGCGTTCGGCCTGCTGACCTGGCTGGTCATCTGGACCCGCCAGCGCGAACTGGGCACGATCCGCTCCGAGCTCCCCGCGTACGCGATGGCGGGCTGGCTCGCGGCCCCCGAGCCGTTCGTCCTCGGCTCGATGAAGGCACGGCGGCTGGCCCGCGAATACGCCACGCACCACGGCGGACGCGCGGCGGGCAGGGCGGTCGCGGAGTACGAGGCGTACGCGACGTCGCTGGCGTTCCTGCGTCACCGGGGCCGCAAGGGCCGCGCGGGCGCCGACTTCGTCGTACGGGAACGGGAGTTGCTCCACGAGCTGTGGACGCGCCGCGAACCGTCGCGCCCGGCCCTCCTGTACGCGGCCCGGGCGACGGCGCCGGCACAGGTGGCACCGCAGTGGCAGGGCTACGGCCACCCGGCGCCGTACACGTACACGTACAACCCGTACCGCTCTTGA
- a CDS encoding aldo/keto reductase, which translates to MTSLRKLGSSDLDVFPLSLGGNVFGWTADAARSFAVLDAYTAAGGNFVDTADTYSAWVPGNEGGESETVLGDWLAARGNRADVVVATKVGAHPEYKGLSGANIKAAADASLRRLKTDYIDLYYTHFDDPSVPVEEIITALDELVRAGKVRAIAASNLSPERLQESLDLSDREGLARYVALQPRYNLVSRDSYEGPLRDVASRAGLAVVPYSSLASGFLTGKYRPGAVVESARAGSAGAHLESERGQRVLSALDEVARERGVEVATVALAWLASRPTVVAPIASARTVEQLPALLGVAGLVLTDAELGRLTSASG; encoded by the coding sequence ATGACCTCTCTCCGCAAGCTGGGTTCGTCCGATCTCGACGTCTTCCCGCTCTCCCTCGGCGGCAACGTCTTCGGCTGGACCGCCGACGCGGCGCGGTCCTTCGCCGTGCTCGACGCGTACACCGCCGCGGGCGGGAACTTCGTCGACACCGCCGACACGTACTCGGCCTGGGTGCCGGGCAACGAGGGCGGTGAGTCGGAGACCGTCCTCGGCGACTGGCTCGCCGCGCGCGGCAACCGCGCCGACGTCGTCGTCGCCACCAAGGTCGGCGCGCACCCCGAGTACAAGGGTCTGTCCGGGGCGAACATCAAGGCCGCGGCCGACGCGTCACTGCGGCGGCTGAAGACGGACTACATCGACCTGTACTACACCCACTTCGACGATCCGTCCGTGCCGGTCGAGGAGATCATCACGGCCCTGGACGAGCTCGTCCGCGCCGGCAAGGTGCGCGCGATCGCCGCGTCCAACCTCTCTCCCGAGCGGCTCCAGGAGTCCCTCGACCTCTCCGACCGCGAGGGCCTCGCGCGGTACGTCGCGCTGCAGCCGCGGTACAACCTCGTCTCCCGCGACTCGTACGAGGGCCCGCTCCGGGACGTCGCCTCCCGGGCCGGTCTGGCCGTCGTCCCCTACTCGTCGCTCGCCTCGGGCTTCCTCACCGGCAAGTACCGTCCGGGTGCCGTGGTCGAGAGCGCCCGGGCCGGATCGGCGGGGGCGCATCTGGAGTCGGAGCGGGGGCAGCGTGTGCTGAGCGCGCTCGACGAGGTCGCGCGGGAGCGTGGGGTCGAGGTCGCCACCGTGGCTCTGGCCTGGCTGGCTTCCCGGCCGACCGTCGTCGCGCCGATCGCCAGCGCTCGTACGGTGGAGCAGCTTCCGGCGTTGTTGGGGGTGGCCGGGCTTGTCCTCACGGATGCGGAGCTGGGGAGGCTGACCTCGGCTTCTGGCTGA
- a CDS encoding M23 family metallopeptidase, with the protein MASNRSAPTPSFVPDELTGESSGEKKPDTFAYGARKDEETWEVWNPSAETVLPVRGRHRVSKQRGGGLARSSTVLGVGVIAAVGAGGMATAQTGKPPVSISIPDLPNVGSPFSDDDAPEGSSTPITAVGLTTADAEQGNSDAGEALRARIMLQAEQQQDQVDREAQEAAESAAAKKAATLAAKERDAAEAKVAAAKKKADQEAKEKAEAARLAELAKQFTLPTSSYTITSTFGQSGALWSSGQHTGLDFAAPTGTPIKAVHSGTIKEAGWNGSYGYRTVLELDDGTEVWYAHQSSIGVSVGQKVNTGDIIGRVGATGNVTGAHLHLEVHTSGGDGIDPMAWLRGKGLTP; encoded by the coding sequence GTGGCGTCCAACCGGTCTGCCCCCACACCCTCGTTCGTGCCGGATGAGTTGACGGGTGAGTCCTCGGGTGAGAAGAAGCCCGACACCTTCGCCTACGGCGCCCGTAAGGACGAGGAGACGTGGGAGGTCTGGAATCCCAGCGCGGAGACCGTCCTTCCCGTCCGCGGCAGGCACCGCGTCTCCAAGCAGCGCGGCGGAGGACTCGCCCGTAGCTCGACCGTTCTGGGCGTCGGTGTCATAGCCGCCGTCGGTGCGGGTGGCATGGCCACCGCGCAGACCGGCAAGCCTCCGGTGTCGATCTCGATCCCCGACCTGCCGAACGTCGGCTCGCCGTTCTCGGACGACGACGCCCCCGAGGGCTCCAGCACCCCGATCACCGCCGTCGGCCTCACCACCGCCGACGCCGAGCAGGGCAACTCGGACGCGGGCGAGGCCCTGCGGGCCCGCATCATGCTCCAGGCCGAGCAGCAGCAGGACCAGGTGGACCGCGAGGCCCAGGAGGCCGCCGAGTCCGCCGCCGCGAAGAAGGCCGCCACGCTGGCCGCCAAGGAGCGGGACGCCGCCGAGGCCAAGGTCGCCGCCGCCAAGAAGAAGGCGGACCAGGAGGCCAAGGAGAAGGCCGAGGCCGCGCGCCTCGCCGAACTCGCCAAGCAGTTCACGCTGCCCACCTCCTCGTACACGATCACCTCGACCTTCGGGCAGTCCGGTGCGCTGTGGTCGTCCGGTCAGCACACGGGTCTGGACTTCGCCGCTCCCACGGGTACCCCGATCAAGGCCGTTCACAGCGGCACGATCAAGGAAGCCGGCTGGAACGGCTCGTACGGCTACCGCACGGTCCTCGAACTCGATGACGGTACGGAGGTCTGGTACGCGCACCAGTCGTCGATCGGTGTCAGCGTCGGGCAGAAGGTGAACACCGGCGACATCATCGGCCGCGTGGGCGCGACCGGCAACGTCACCGGGGCGCACCTCCACCTCGAGGTCCACACCAGCGGTGGCGACGGCATCGACCCGATGGCCTGGCTGCGGGGCAAGGGGCTCACCCCGTAA
- a CDS encoding PP2C family protein-serine/threonine phosphatase, whose protein sequence is MEEQEPVRVETAERTASYQRTLVRALPALLIVAGVCYDLLTPQDFTAAPFFTAAALIAASLFSFGATVWTGILATAGMALVHLRFAFDAGAATEVLTVATAAVLAVGINRLVGRGNARLATAREIAEAAQWAVLPEPAARIGGLEIAARYEAAQEGAFIGGDLYAVQDTPHGVRLLVGDVRGKGMGAVAVVAVLIGAFREAAEQESTLEAVAQRLERALARGGVRRDTIELVEDFTTAVLAEIPHGTPVVRLVNRGHPGPLLLYGDGEVRTLAAAEPALPLGTGELGTWPDRAQEEEFPGGAMLLFHTDGLSEARDRRGVFFDPARRLSGRGFPGPDALLAAVLDDVLRHTGGGGATDDMALLAVRRP, encoded by the coding sequence GTGGAGGAGCAGGAGCCGGTGCGCGTCGAGACCGCGGAGAGGACCGCCTCGTACCAGCGCACCCTCGTCCGCGCGCTGCCGGCGCTGCTGATCGTCGCCGGTGTCTGCTACGACCTCCTCACCCCGCAGGACTTCACCGCGGCTCCCTTCTTCACGGCCGCAGCACTCATCGCCGCATCCCTCTTCTCGTTCGGCGCCACGGTGTGGACGGGAATCCTGGCGACCGCGGGCATGGCCCTCGTCCACCTCAGGTTCGCCTTCGACGCGGGCGCGGCCACCGAGGTCCTCACCGTGGCCACGGCCGCCGTGCTCGCCGTCGGCATCAACCGGCTCGTGGGCCGCGGCAACGCGCGCCTCGCCACCGCCCGCGAGATCGCGGAGGCCGCCCAGTGGGCCGTACTGCCCGAACCGGCGGCGCGGATCGGCGGCCTCGAGATCGCGGCACGGTACGAGGCGGCTCAGGAGGGCGCGTTCATCGGGGGCGACCTGTACGCCGTGCAGGACACCCCGCACGGCGTACGGCTCCTCGTGGGCGACGTACGGGGCAAGGGCATGGGAGCGGTCGCCGTCGTGGCCGTGCTGATCGGTGCCTTCCGTGAGGCCGCCGAGCAGGAGTCGACCCTGGAGGCGGTCGCCCAGCGGCTGGAGCGGGCGCTCGCGCGCGGGGGCGTCCGGCGCGACACCATCGAGCTCGTCGAGGACTTCACCACCGCCGTGCTCGCCGAGATCCCGCACGGCACCCCGGTCGTACGCCTCGTGAACCGCGGCCACCCCGGGCCCCTCCTGCTGTACGGCGACGGGGAGGTGCGCACGCTCGCCGCGGCGGAGCCCGCGCTGCCGCTCGGGACGGGGGAGTTGGGGACCTGGCCCGACCGCGCGCAGGAGGAGGAGTTCCCGGGCGGGGCCATGCTGCTCTTCCACACGGACGGGCTGTCCGAGGCGCGGGACCGGCGAGGCGTCTTCTTCGATCCGGCGCGGCGACTGTCCGGGCGGGGCTTTCCCGGGCCCGACGCGTTGCTCGCCGCGGTACTGGACGACGTCCTGCGGCACACCGGGGGCGGCGGTGCCACCGACGACATGGCACTGCTCGCGGTGCGGCGGCCGTGA